The Lytechinus pictus isolate F3 Inbred chromosome 5, Lp3.0, whole genome shotgun sequence DNA segment agtgttatgcttgttggatttttctcttctcattcaaatcaacttttgttggggtggacttgtcctttaaagtcgaaagaaaaaaagaagcaaattcATTGCTCGACCTTTGGGGCTGACTAGAATACAAGCTTACATGCATACATCATTAGTGAAGCATagtcaatttcatttttggcCCACATGCCTAAATCCCCTAAGTTCAATTAGTGatagttaccatggcaacggtaTCAAATTTAACATCTGTAGGGTGAAAGCGATTCGGGTTGCTTTTCATGAGCATTTGaacaaatatttgaacaaataattTAACATATCAGGAGTAGTGGCTTTCATCTTTAAATTCAATACATGATACTCACATAATAAATGAGATTAGAAAATTTTAAATGTTGTCGTACAGCCTACAGCAAATTAATTAAAAGTTAGACTTTCTTAATCTGTACAGATGTCAATTAGCCCGCGTACAACATGCGTTATCGATTCCGGATATTTTTTACCGATCTTAATCATGCCGGTTATATTTTCGTACAACATGCGTTATCGATTCCGGATATTTTTTACCGATCTTAATCATGCCGGTTATATTTTCCATTGTATTTAAATGCATatcatttaaatttcatttatgtatatttACCGTAATGACAATAGTATGTAAGAAATCTCACTTTTTTGTTCTAATTTATAATTTAAAATAATGGAAACATTcactaaaatatatttcttatatatttcccTTTAAGTACACTTTTAACTAATTTAACTGTTTTCGTGCGGTACAGCATGTACAGTAAGTGGACGAATTATCAATACGTAATAATATCAATGAgcaacaaaatttgatatttaatatccCCTATATAATTATAAGTGGTTGATCCCATACTGAATACACGGAATCTAGAGCTTGTTTATGTGAGCATGTTACACATTTTGTCACGAAAAGCAAAGGTGACACTAAAACCTGTACAAcacttaaaacaaaattaacacATATTAAAATCACAAAGCTCTGGGTATTTATCATGTGCTCAGCTTGCCTGTGTCACCGACCATTTGAAAAATAACCACTTCCGACTTTTCAGTGTCGAAATTTCTTTCTAAGAAGCTGAAATATTGGAATCCGCCTAAGTGACTGAGCGTAAAAGGACTTATAAATCTACTCTGCTACGCATTATCCCTGATCAATATTCTTCGAAATCAGTTTAAATACACTTTTCTTTGGGCAATGAACCTTTTCTATACTGCACATCAAAAGCAAGTTTTTCACGTTTCCTGACTGCCGATGGCCTTATTACGTATAGGAAATTATATTTTGCTGTTTTCTCAATATCACATACCAAAGTCATTATGATTATATAGTTTTCAGACACCTTCATCAATAATATTGAAATCCATTTCAAATTACGTTcccgcaatttttttttcagtgaaaatCCGGCAATACCAATTATGATGCGAAGGTCAATCTGCTCGTTTCGATTAGCCCTGAAGgcatcaattttcatttcaaagaaaagggGATCGTAATCATCTCCCGGCTCATAAATTAAttatccatgttttttttttttttgttgttggaagGGACGATTATAAAAATCTGAAAGATGAATCGGATGAGGCACAGAATAATTGCGCCGGCCGCGTTGACCTTCGCATCCTACTGATGAAGAATCTTCTTAAAGATATTGGTCTTTGAATTTTACATAAACGATACATTTAGAAGATGAAAAGAATACGAGAAAATATAAATCTTTATGCACCAAATTGCAAATAGGGTAAATCGAGTATGTGGTTGACTTTATAAGGGCAcaattatgtatatataatcCATTATTCAATAAAACAACATGAACGGCATTAACCATGTTCACACGTTATTTCCCAGTCAGAATAAAAGTTTCCCTACAGTacctggaaagaacacagtgtcccaaagtgtgtgccacagtgtgaTAAGTGTGAATCACTTATTtacatagtcgaccatgtgaacacgctgtgaacagtcacactgtcgaggtgtccacagtgtgaaaatattttcacactgttgaatttgagtaTATTAACAGTGTGAATAGTATTTTCAAATAGTCAACTacgtgaacacactgtgatgaCACTGTGTGATACTGTGTTCTTTTTGGCATGGTTATGGCGCAGCAATTTAAATTACCACGGCTTGAACCATGGAATGTCGGTGTAACTTCCGCGCGGAATCTGTACTTTGACGGAGTGTGGCGCTGCTTATCGAGACGATGGATTTGTATCTCTCTCGTAAGGTCGTACGATCATAGCTCCTCTGAGGGACTGTCCGCAAGGGCAATTATTCCGACCGGCTCGTCGTTGTATCGAgatattcatgtacatattCAGGAGATACTTGGTCGGTGGAAGGTCGTGGTAATAGTTCCTTCAACTGAAGAAAGTTGCTCCGACGTTTCCTCCGACCAAAACTGCCTTCGTATGAACAAGTCTATTAACATGTTGAAATGTTGAATTATTCTTAACTGTGCATGATATAAGAAATATAGTTACATACGAAgtgaaatacaaagaaatagaagcacccatcatttttttaaataaggctCATTCGTTACATATTTCCATTTATTAACatgtaaaggcgaccgcacaccttacgattggtctgccaCTCAAGTTTGGAATAAagcgtagtagaatttgatgctaatattgagacttgaaatatcttactgtgtaatgttctaaatcatcgtacgaatacctatgttcaaatctgtgactatgctatcatccttcttaaaataaaagcgaatttaatatctagtcgtaatgacgtcatagcagtcgtacgattggctacgaattgaaactaatttggcctgttctctaaaataaaggcttgcaatcttacAAAacggttatattagtattctttcaattaattttaacctcaaataaaatgatatgttccattcacattttcagaaaatgagcaaaatgcgattttttttcaaaaatcggatcgcgaacagtcgtaaggtgtgcggtggccttaagacgTGGTATGTAATATACCATAAAAAACATGTCGCGATATGAAATTTGATACAGCAAAGAACctgaatacaaaaatatacaaatacgTTCTTTTTAAAGACGGCTGTCAAAATTAACCCGCACATGTTCTTGGGTTGTACTCCCAATATACTTTGTAGTACAAGACTGACCAGTGACTGGAACAGACGGTCTCTCTATGCTGAATACTTGTTTGAAAGCATGACGATATCGTTGGCTCATGGTGGTGTAGATGACAGGGTTTATGACGCAATTAATGTACGCCAAGGCGCGTGCGGAATAGCTCAGACCAACAAGGGTATCTGAATGAAATAGTAAACGTTTTTGAATCCCCgataacatttcaatgaaagaaAGGATTTCAAATGGAGCAAGGcataaaaagaagataaatcCATTGATGATTAGCATCCGAGTAATTTGATCACGCATGCGGGAATCGATTTCAGAACTCCGTTCCGAGTGGCTCTTTAGACGACTCACCGATTTGTTCAATCCGCGTATGATCAGAAtgtacattattccattgatcacaagagtgagaaaaaatggAATAGTCTGCATTCCTTCTCCATATGCCTTTACCCATGGGTAGAAAGCCGTGCAAAGTCCCCATGATTCTGGGTAATTTAGATACAGAGCTTCCTTTGGCCATATAATACAAATCGTAAAGAACTTGCTATTCGTGGTTATCAGCGCTGATGCAAGACACACGGACAACATCCAAGCAATGCAAGCTAATACCCCTGCTTTACTTTTGCTGATACAGTACCGATTTTGTGGTTTGCAGACCGCGCAAAATCTTTCTATCGATACCAAAGTGACAAAACACAATGACACGAAATAAGTTGTGTCAGTGATGAGGTATATCCAAACACAACCGCCATTTTGAATCGGTGTATCGTCTCCATGTATCGGCGATTTGACAAATCGGTACAATTTCTCTCCTACTCCTGTGAGAAGGAATACGATATCGGCAATGGCAAGATTTATCAAATAACAGTTCGTTGAGGTGTGCATTCGAGGTACACGCGAGACGACGAAGATGAAAGCGAGGTTGACGACGACGCCGAAAAACGCGATTAGAGGGAGAAAAACGGTGGTATAAAATGTTTCTCCGTTACTGTATCCGAAACTTTTGGCATCAACTAACGATGTTATGTTATCCGTTTGGATGCACCTTGAGAGGTTTCTTTCCATCTTGACTCCGAAAGGTAACTGTTTGTGCAGTTATAAAGGATCAAAATCAGGATATCATTCGATAAATGTCGATTTAAGAATTGATTCTAGAAACTCAATAAGTtaatatgattcaaaatgattAGTTCTTTCACACACATTTAGtcaaaaatatttcgacatcCTATTGACATTCAAGACAAAAATTAAGTCTTGTTCATGTGTTCAGTAAACATTCTTTGCTCGAGTACGTCATTTAGACCAAATTACCGAAGTTCGTTTCGAATTCTTTTAACTTGATAGAGTTTAAAATGTTCACTCTTTTGTCTCCTTtggaaacaagttaaaatatgTCACTGATCTCCCGAATTCAATGATATGCGATATGCTACACACAACGGCAGTCATTACCACTTGAGATTCGGTGAATTGTCAGAAGTAATTTAGCAGTCTTCTAGGGCGCAGTTTACATTCCTCAATCGTTTACAGTTACACATCACACTTGTCAACGATGGAACTTGGTAAGCATGCTAATGGTTATAATGCAAGCAAGACGAAAATCCATGAGCCTTCTTGTCTCCATGCACGTCGCAGTAATTTTGCTGCATTAATAGCTTGTCAATCACCGCTTTTTAGTTGCACATCTCAAAATGTGCTCTAATTGACTAGTAGTCTATCAGCTCCGTCGTTTAGAGCAACTAATATCAAATAGACGAACCTCCACTTACATTTAAATCactaaaaaataatctttctgTCGCTATAGTAAACAAAATTTATCCATATCTTTTGGAGCGCATGACACCTCTTCTCACTTTATTGTATTAGACTGGCAAAAATAAGAGGCAGACTTTAATATATCTCGGGAAGATGAGCAGTTTTCTTTGTACCACTGCCCCGATTCCCTCGAACTTAATTAGGCTGTGTTGCTTATTACAATGGTTCTATGTCCTTGTGTTTCGGCGAACAATACAATATAATTAGCGACATATCATAATGAAAAAGATAATGACGATTCGCTGAAGGTTCCATATTTCAATAAGATACTTCACAAGAAACATTGTTTGTCTCCGCATCAGcttattaatttgttttggCGTGAACTAGATCATCAGAGATGATGGTTAATCAGATCACATGAGTTGTGTAAAAGTACGTGTTCATTACGAGGACACACCCCCAAGAGCGTATATCATCATGGGAATAATTCATTAGTGTCGATTTTTCAATGGAAAGTTTTCGAATACAGATCTCCATCTACTGCCTGTCTTATCATTTTACGGTTACTAAATAGTTTGAGTATTATAAGTGGCTTGGTGCGAGGATATCAGTATTTTTATGCGGCAAGATGTTTGCATTGGTCACAACCGAAAAAGAAATCTCTTCGTCGGTAAATAATGCATGGTATCAGAATAGTTAATTAAGTTTAGAATGTGCGGAGAT contains these protein-coding regions:
- the LOC129260280 gene encoding pyrokinin-1 receptor-like yields the protein MERNLSRCIQTDNITSLVDAKSFGYSNGETFYTTVFLPLIAFFGVVVNLAFIFVVSRVPRMHTSTNCYLINLAIADIVFLLTGVGEKLYRFVKSPIHGDDTPIQNGGCVWIYLITDTTYFVSLCFVTLVSIERFCAVCKPQNRYCISKSKAGVLACIAWMLSVCLASALITTNSKFFTICIIWPKEALYLNYPESWGLCTAFYPWVKAYGEGMQTIPFFLTLVINGIMYILIIRGLNKSVSRLKSHSERSSEIDSRMRDQITRMLIINGFIFFLCLAPFEILSFIEMLSGIQKRLLFHSDTLVGLSYSARALAYINCVINPVIYTTMSQRYRHAFKQVFSIERPSVPVTGQSCTTKYIGSTTQEHVRVNFDSRL